The Celeribacter marinus genome window below encodes:
- a CDS encoding glycoside hydrolase family 43 protein gives MIHNPILAGFNPDPSFLRVGEDYYIATSTFEWYPGVQIFHSRDLVNWDLVARPLNRAALLDMRGNPDSCGIWAPCLSHDGDRFYLVYTDVKRYDGAFKDAPNYITACETIDGEWCDPWYVNSSGFDPSLFHDDDGRKWFMNMQWNHRGEGTGGNPKNSSFDGILLQEWSPERGLFGPVKNVYAGTERGLTEAPHMFKRNGYYYLTTAEGGTAYDHAVTLARSRDIWGPYEDHPDLFVMSTKDVPLAQSAIQRTGHGQYVETPDGQVYHTFLMGRPITGPDGTGMYCPLGRETGIERCVWKDDWLYLEAGGLVPRAQVEGLADVAPRAPKDVVTEFAGQTLPSDFQWLRHPHPERLFRVDNGLHVIGRESFGSWFENALVARRQEHHVCTVETTVAFDPVSYQQSAGLTHYYNRFKFHKLLVSLEPDVGRCLRIVSCLGDYPDAALTWTPDMVPLADGPVELRAQIDNAALQFAWRLGGDWINIGPVLDASLISDEGGRGAHGSFTGAFLGMYVMDMTGQGREALFSRFAYLPKGA, from the coding sequence GTGATCCACAATCCTATCCTTGCGGGGTTCAACCCCGATCCGTCATTTTTGCGGGTCGGGGAGGACTACTATATCGCCACATCCACGTTTGAATGGTATCCGGGCGTGCAGATTTTCCATTCACGCGATCTGGTGAATTGGGATCTTGTGGCGCGGCCTCTCAACCGTGCGGCTCTCTTGGATATGCGTGGAAATCCAGATAGTTGCGGTATTTGGGCGCCCTGTTTGAGCCATGATGGGGATAGGTTCTATCTCGTTTACACAGACGTGAAACGCTATGACGGGGCGTTTAAAGATGCGCCCAACTACATCACCGCCTGCGAGACCATTGACGGTGAATGGTGCGATCCGTGGTATGTAAACTCGTCCGGTTTTGATCCCTCGCTGTTTCACGATGATGACGGGCGCAAATGGTTCATGAACATGCAATGGAACCACCGCGGCGAGGGCACAGGCGGCAACCCAAAGAATTCCTCATTCGACGGTATCTTGTTGCAAGAATGGTCGCCTGAGCGCGGGTTGTTCGGGCCTGTCAAAAATGTCTACGCGGGGACAGAGCGCGGCCTGACCGAGGCACCGCATATGTTCAAGCGCAATGGCTATTACTACCTGACCACTGCGGAGGGCGGTACGGCCTATGATCACGCGGTCACATTGGCGCGATCACGCGACATTTGGGGTCCGTATGAGGATCACCCCGACTTGTTCGTGATGTCTACCAAAGACGTTCCATTGGCGCAAAGCGCGATCCAGCGCACGGGCCACGGCCAATATGTCGAGACGCCTGATGGACAGGTTTATCATACGTTTTTGATGGGTCGCCCGATTACGGGACCGGACGGGACGGGGATGTATTGCCCGCTTGGACGTGAAACCGGCATTGAGCGTTGTGTCTGGAAAGACGATTGGCTGTATCTGGAGGCGGGCGGTCTTGTGCCGCGCGCGCAGGTTGAGGGGCTGGCCGATGTCGCCCCACGCGCGCCCAAAGATGTGGTGACCGAGTTTGCGGGCCAGACATTGCCCAGTGATTTCCAATGGCTGCGTCACCCCCATCCCGAGCGGTTGTTTCGGGTCGATAACGGGTTGCACGTGATTGGTCGTGAAAGCTTTGGGTCGTGGTTTGAAAACGCACTCGTTGCGCGCAGACAAGAACACCACGTGTGCACAGTCGAGACAACGGTCGCGTTTGATCCGGTGAGCTATCAGCAATCAGCGGGCCTGACGCATTACTATAACCGTTTCAAATTTCACAAACTTCTTGTCTCGCTTGAGCCTGACGTGGGCCGGTGTTTGCGCATTGTGTCGTGTCTGGGGGATTATCCCGATGCGGCTTTGACGTGGACACCCGACATGGTGCCGCTTGCGGATGGTCCCGTTGAGTTGCGCGCGCAGATCGACAATGCCGCGCTACAATTTGCGTGGCGACTGGGCGGTGATTGGATCAATATTGGTCCTGTTTTAGACGCATCTTTGATCTCAGACGAGGGCGGGCGCGGTGCGCATGGCTCGTTTACGGGCGCGTTTCTTGGGATGTACGTCATGGATATGACGGGGCAGGGACGTGAAGCGTTGTTTTCCCGCTTTGCTTACCTCCCCAAAGGCGCGTAA
- a CDS encoding TolB family protein, producing MSNWTSRIMIYDFEEARAFPVLETDMHIEAPNWTPDGSALLVNGDGRLFEVDLAEPELAEIDTGLLITLNNDHGISPDGSTLFLSDHTLGAGSLIWTLDLESDDDPVQVTPNAPSWWHGVSPDGQTLAYTAVRNDTFGIWTCPVAGGSERCVIESDHHYDGPDYTPDGDWIWFNSERSGRGSSDLWRVRVDGAQPQQMTDDTRVNWFPHPSPDGTRVVYLSYPEGTKGHPADLEVELRLIAPEGGTPTTLVSLFGGQGTINVPSWSPDGVAFAYVEYARK from the coding sequence ATGTCCAATTGGACCTCACGCATCATGATCTACGATTTTGAGGAGGCCCGCGCGTTTCCTGTGTTGGAGACGGACATGCATATCGAGGCGCCGAACTGGACGCCGGATGGGTCCGCGTTGCTTGTGAACGGGGACGGGCGGTTGTTTGAGGTCGATCTGGCAGAGCCAGAATTGGCGGAGATCGACACAGGTCTGTTGATCACGCTCAACAATGATCACGGTATTTCGCCCGATGGCTCGACGCTGTTTCTGTCGGATCACACACTTGGGGCGGGGTCGCTCATTTGGACACTTGATCTTGAGAGTGATGATGATCCCGTACAAGTCACGCCAAATGCGCCGAGTTGGTGGCACGGTGTGTCCCCCGATGGCCAGACATTGGCCTACACGGCGGTGCGCAACGACACATTCGGGATTTGGACATGTCCGGTAGCGGGCGGGTCCGAGCGCTGTGTCATCGAAAGCGATCACCATTATGATGGGCCGGATTACACGCCTGACGGGGATTGGATCTGGTTCAATTCGGAGCGCTCAGGGCGTGGATCGTCGGACCTGTGGCGGGTGCGTGTCGACGGCGCACAGCCGCAACAAATGACCGACGACACACGCGTCAACTGGTTCCCGCATCCAAGCCCTGATGGCACGCGTGTTGTGTATTTATCCTATCCCGAGGGCACCAAAGGACACCCTGCCGATTTGGAGGTCGAGCTGCGTTTGATTGCGCCCGAGGGCGGGACGCCTACGACCCTCGTAAGTTTGTTTGGTGGTCAGGGTACGATCAATGTTCCCTCGTGGTCTCCTGATGGGGTCGCTTTTGCCTATGTTGAATATGCACGTAAATAA
- a CDS encoding cytochrome-c peroxidase, with protein MLNMHVNNRLSPVFAAALCSICASFAWALDLPAPATDADFLQASPAEVALGQLLFYDPVLSGNDNVSCSTCHHPKFGTSDGLSLGLGEGGVGLGPARVLDPDNPPEHRVPRNAPALYNLGAHEYTTMFHDGRVELVDGVLHVPIEDPFFDQVNGLLATQAAFPVLSPDEMAGQVNENPISKAVRKGRFSGEGGAWDLIASKVAAIPAYPPLFWDAYPETKTRDIRFADISNAIAAFIAVEFRADNSPFDAVLRGEAALDPLAAMGMELFYGDAGCASCHSGTFQTDHQFHAMGQPQFGPGKTLPFEQGLRDEGRYRVTGHTEDMYAFRTPSLRNVTLTAPYGHTGAYSDLWEFVTAHTMPLAAFDAWSPDMAVLPVMPVDDWATLQDADAQMGIVDAISVEDMALPAEHIDALVAFLAALTDETTRLGVPETVPSGLPFER; from the coding sequence ATGTTGAATATGCACGTAAATAACCGCCTTAGCCCCGTGTTCGCGGCGGCTTTATGTTCGATCTGTGCAAGTTTTGCATGGGCGCTTGATCTGCCTGCGCCCGCAACGGACGCGGATTTTCTACAGGCATCGCCCGCTGAAGTCGCCCTTGGCCAGTTGCTGTTTTACGATCCTGTCTTGTCGGGCAATGACAATGTTTCATGCTCCACGTGCCACCATCCAAAGTTCGGAACCTCTGACGGGCTGAGCCTTGGTCTGGGGGAGGGCGGAGTGGGGCTTGGCCCCGCGCGGGTCTTGGATCCGGACAACCCGCCTGAACACCGCGTTCCGCGCAATGCACCCGCCCTCTACAATTTGGGGGCGCATGAATACACCACGATGTTCCATGACGGTCGTGTCGAACTGGTGGACGGGGTATTGCATGTTCCTATCGAAGACCCGTTTTTTGATCAGGTGAACGGTCTGCTTGCCACACAAGCCGCGTTTCCCGTGCTGTCACCCGATGAGATGGCGGGACAGGTCAACGAGAACCCGATTTCCAAAGCGGTGCGCAAGGGCCGGTTTTCGGGAGAGGGCGGCGCATGGGATTTAATCGCCTCAAAAGTGGCGGCGATCCCTGCCTATCCCCCGTTGTTTTGGGATGCATACCCCGAAACGAAAACGCGTGATATCCGGTTTGCCGATATCTCCAACGCCATTGCAGCCTTCATCGCGGTCGAGTTTCGCGCCGACAATAGCCCGTTTGATGCGGTGTTGCGGGGCGAGGCCGCACTTGACCCTTTGGCAGCTATGGGGATGGAGTTGTTTTACGGGGATGCGGGCTGTGCGTCATGCCATAGCGGCACGTTCCAGACCGATCATCAGTTTCACGCTATGGGTCAGCCGCAGTTCGGACCGGGAAAGACCTTGCCGTTTGAGCAGGGGTTGCGCGACGAAGGACGCTACCGCGTGACGGGACACACTGAGGATATGTATGCCTTTCGCACGCCGTCCTTGCGCAATGTCACTCTCACCGCGCCTTACGGGCATACAGGGGCGTATTCGGATCTGTGGGAATTTGTGACCGCACACACTATGCCGCTGGCGGCCTTTGATGCGTGGTCGCCGGATATGGCGGTTTTGCCTGTGATGCCGGTTGACGATTGGGCCACCTTGCAAGACGCCGATGCGCAAATGGGCATTGTGGACGCGATATCGGTTGAGGACATGGCCTTGCCCGCTGAGCATATCGACGCGCTTGTGGCCTTTTTGGCGGCGCTCACGGATGAGACAACGCGGCTTGGTGTGCCTGAGACTGTTCCGTCCGGATTGCCGTTCGAGCGGTGA
- a CDS encoding CRTAC1 family protein, with amino-acid sequence MRQTFMTTATALGCLTACVAYADTTISYQNRSDALPPHAYTGGWEHFVGGGVAILDCNADGLPDMFAAGGTSPASLMINRSPRGGALRFERGALDEITGVTGAYPIDIDSDGQLDLAVLRVGANMLLKGGPECTFEDATAAWGFDGGDRWTTAFSATWEAGQTRPTLFFGNYVDRDNPDGPFEACDSNELHRSTPSGWDKTLLDPGFCTLSALMSKGARGATMLRLSNDRHYYVTGGYEQLYDLGLNRFLGEEDGWEKVSLWGMGIAERDIDGDEIPDVVLTSMGDQLLQFGMADGSYIAAPYDIGTYAQRPHVGDDGRASTGWHAAWGDIDNDTDADLFIAKGNVEQMPSNAARDPNNLLVQGDDGRFTERSVAAGVASLEKSRGAGLVDLNADGALDLVVVNRGAPMELYQNTTPETGTYLDVSLYQVGSNSHAVGATVEILTNRGLQVQEITIGGGHASGQSVPLHFGLGQAEKAQVRVIWPDGEQSDWVEVTPLERWIELSR; translated from the coding sequence ATGCGCCAGACGTTTATGACCACGGCAACCGCACTTGGATGCCTCACGGCCTGCGTCGCATATGCCGACACCACAATCAGCTATCAAAACCGCTCTGACGCTCTACCTCCGCACGCGTATACCGGCGGGTGGGAGCATTTTGTCGGCGGCGGCGTGGCGATACTGGATTGCAATGCGGACGGGCTACCCGACATGTTTGCGGCCGGCGGGACATCCCCCGCAAGCCTGATGATCAACCGCTCGCCGCGTGGGGGCGCGCTCCGCTTTGAGCGCGGTGCACTCGACGAGATCACGGGCGTCACGGGCGCCTACCCCATCGACATCGATAGTGATGGACAGCTTGATCTGGCGGTGCTGCGCGTGGGCGCCAATATGCTACTCAAAGGCGGGCCGGAGTGTACGTTCGAGGACGCAACCGCCGCGTGGGGTTTCGATGGCGGTGACCGCTGGACCACCGCGTTTAGTGCCACGTGGGAGGCGGGCCAAACACGCCCCACCTTGTTCTTTGGCAACTACGTCGACCGCGACAACCCCGATGGCCCATTTGAGGCCTGTGACAGCAACGAATTGCACCGGTCTACGCCGTCAGGCTGGGACAAGACCCTGTTGGACCCCGGATTTTGCACCCTGTCGGCCCTTATGTCCAAAGGTGCGCGCGGCGCAACGATGCTGCGCCTGTCAAATGATCGCCACTACTACGTCACAGGCGGATATGAACAGCTCTATGACCTTGGCCTAAATCGCTTTTTGGGCGAAGAGGACGGGTGGGAAAAGGTCTCGTTGTGGGGCATGGGCATTGCCGAACGCGACATTGATGGGGATGAGATACCCGATGTCGTGCTGACCTCGATGGGCGATCAATTGCTCCAGTTCGGCATGGCTGATGGCAGTTATATAGCCGCCCCCTATGACATCGGCACATATGCCCAACGCCCGCACGTGGGCGATGACGGGCGGGCCTCAACGGGGTGGCATGCGGCATGGGGGGATATCGACAACGACACCGATGCCGACCTGTTCATCGCAAAAGGCAACGTTGAACAAATGCCCTCCAACGCCGCGCGCGATCCCAACAACTTGTTGGTCCAAGGCGACGATGGACGGTTTACAGAGAGATCGGTGGCGGCAGGCGTCGCGTCCCTCGAAAAATCGCGCGGCGCGGGCCTTGTTGATTTGAACGCCGATGGGGCACTTGATCTCGTTGTCGTCAATCGCGGCGCGCCCATGGAGCTATACCAAAACACCACACCAGAGACCGGAACCTATCTCGATGTGTCGTTGTATCAGGTGGGTTCAAATAGCCACGCGGTGGGCGCAACCGTGGAAATCCTAACCAATCGCGGCCTTCAGGTGCAAGAGATCACAATCGGTGGCGGGCATGCCTCAGGGCAATCTGTACCGCTTCACTTTGGCTTGGGTCAGGCCGAAAAAGCGCAGGTACGGGTGATCTGGCCCGATGGCGAACAAAGCGATTGGGTGGAAGTCACGCCTCTAGAGCGCTGGATCGAACTGTCGCGCTAA
- a CDS encoding ROK family transcriptional regulator: MITSAFKSSLLEGEIQGCGPLFRAQNAVPKPLRRQLFEAIRAAGTIARVDIAKHLDISPATVTTLSTELIESGLIAETEIARPTIDTTRGRPRVGLEVNGAASAVIGIKISDRGNSAVLLDLAGKRIGAATLPAPPERRSTDAIVDEIEQLVAAALTSAHLDKSSLAAIALGIPGMVDFDAGHVIWCPFLMDPDIPLRDILQHRLGIPVRIDNDANLLAMAELWFGAGRALDNFAVVSIEHGVGIGYVQGHTLQRGGSGHGMELGHMTIQINGALCRCGKRGCLEAYVADYALVREAHTALAHPVGSTASPTEMLEDLFAQAKDGNEAAQAIFSRAGRYLAVGLANVVTLFDPALILLSGDRLRYDYLYAEEVLSEFRDLTQKPGRPPTPVDIHAWGDLVWAQGAGALALDHATERLLG; encoded by the coding sequence ATGATCACATCGGCCTTTAAATCCTCACTCTTGGAGGGGGAGATCCAAGGCTGTGGCCCGTTGTTTCGCGCCCAAAATGCGGTCCCCAAGCCGCTGCGCCGGCAATTGTTCGAGGCCATTCGCGCCGCCGGCACGATTGCGCGGGTTGATATTGCCAAACATCTCGACATCAGTCCGGCCACGGTGACCACCTTATCCACCGAGCTTATAGAGAGCGGTTTGATTGCCGAGACGGAGATTGCGCGCCCAACCATAGACACCACCCGCGGACGCCCGCGTGTCGGGCTTGAGGTAAATGGGGCCGCGAGCGCGGTGATCGGCATCAAAATATCGGATCGCGGAAATTCGGCTGTCCTGCTTGATCTCGCCGGAAAGCGCATTGGCGCGGCCACCCTGCCCGCCCCACCCGAGCGGCGCAGCACGGATGCGATCGTGGACGAGATAGAACAACTTGTCGCCGCTGCCCTCACATCGGCCCATCTCGACAAATCGTCCCTCGCCGCAATTGCGCTTGGCATTCCGGGTATGGTCGACTTTGATGCAGGCCACGTCATTTGGTGTCCCTTTCTGATGGACCCCGACATCCCCCTGCGCGATATTTTACAACACCGCCTCGGCATTCCGGTGCGGATCGACAACGATGCCAATTTACTGGCGATGGCCGAGCTGTGGTTCGGCGCGGGGCGCGCTTTGGATAACTTTGCCGTGGTTTCGATCGAACACGGCGTGGGCATTGGCTATGTCCAAGGGCACACACTGCAACGGGGCGGTTCGGGGCATGGTATGGAACTTGGTCACATGACCATCCAGATCAACGGCGCGCTGTGTCGCTGTGGAAAACGTGGTTGTCTTGAGGCCTATGTGGCGGATTATGCGCTTGTGCGTGAGGCCCATACCGCGCTGGCCCACCCCGTGGGCTCGACCGCATCCCCCACAGAAATGCTCGAAGACCTGTTTGCGCAGGCCAAAGATGGAAACGAGGCGGCTCAAGCGATCTTTTCGCGGGCGGGGCGTTATCTGGCCGTGGGTCTGGCCAATGTCGTGACGTTGTTTGATCCCGCTCTCATCTTGCTGTCGGGGGATCGTTTGCGCTACGACTACCTCTATGCAGAAGAGGTCTTGAGCGAATTTCGCGACCTTACGCAAAAACCGGGCCGCCCGCCCACACCTGTGGACATTCACGCGTGGGGGGATCTCGTTTGGGCCCAAGGGGCTGGCGCTTTAGCGCTTGACCACGCAACGGAGAGACTATTGGGATGA
- the xylF gene encoding D-xylose ABC transporter substrate-binding protein, with protein MRKSMLLAATIVASGLVSTAYAADLTVGVSWSNFQEERWKTDEGAIKAALEAAGATYVSADAQSSSAKQLADIESLIAQGVDALIVLGQDTQAVIPAVQAAVDEEIPVVAYDRLIEDNRAFYLTFDNVEVGRMQARAVLEAQPSGNYVMIKGSPTDPNADFLRGGQQEIIQAAVDAGDITIVGEAYTDGWLPANAQRNMEQILTENDNKVDAVVASNDGTAGGVVAALTAQGMQGIPVSGQDGDHAALNRVAAGTQTVSVWKDARELGKNAAEIAVALAGGTAMDAVDGAVKFTTPGGTEMNAMFLAPMPITAANLSAVTDAGWITVEALCQGVEAGPAPCN; from the coding sequence ATGCGTAAATCCATGCTTTTGGCAGCTACAATCGTGGCCTCTGGCCTCGTATCCACTGCCTATGCCGCCGACCTCACTGTTGGCGTGAGCTGGTCCAACTTTCAAGAAGAGCGTTGGAAAACAGACGAAGGCGCAATCAAGGCGGCTCTTGAGGCTGCTGGTGCCACTTACGTGTCCGCCGACGCACAGTCGTCTTCCGCAAAACAGCTTGCCGACATCGAGAGCCTGATTGCTCAAGGCGTCGACGCGTTGATCGTTTTGGGTCAAGACACGCAAGCCGTCATTCCCGCGGTGCAGGCCGCTGTGGACGAAGAAATCCCCGTTGTGGCCTATGACCGTCTCATTGAGGACAACCGTGCGTTCTATCTCACCTTCGACAACGTTGAAGTTGGCCGTATGCAGGCCCGTGCTGTTCTTGAGGCTCAGCCATCTGGCAACTACGTCATGATCAAAGGCTCGCCTACCGATCCAAACGCAGATTTCCTGCGCGGTGGTCAGCAAGAGATCATTCAGGCGGCTGTTGACGCAGGCGACATCACCATCGTTGGCGAAGCCTACACAGACGGTTGGTTGCCCGCGAACGCACAGCGCAACATGGAGCAGATCCTGACCGAGAACGACAACAAAGTTGACGCTGTTGTCGCCTCGAACGATGGCACCGCTGGTGGCGTTGTGGCGGCTTTGACCGCACAGGGTATGCAGGGTATTCCCGTATCCGGTCAGGACGGCGATCACGCCGCTTTGAACCGTGTGGCTGCTGGTACACAGACGGTTTCCGTATGGAAAGACGCGCGTGAGCTTGGCAAAAATGCTGCTGAAATCGCCGTGGCGCTTGCAGGCGGCACAGCTATGGACGCCGTGGATGGTGCGGTTAAGTTCACCACACCTGGTGGCACCGAGATGAACGCAATGTTCCTCGCGCCAATGCCCATCACAGCCGCAAACCTGTCTGCTGTGACAGATGCCGGTTGGATCACCGTCGAGGCTCTGTGCCAAGGCGTTGAGGCAGGTCCCGCACCTTGTAACTAA
- a CDS encoding sugar ABC transporter permease: MADSAQDTTATKGSKGLFAQLELDMRLLGMIGAFVMLCLAFNFVTEGRFLTPRNVFNLTIQTVSVAIMATGMVFVIVMRHIDLSVGALLALCSAIMAMVQARWLPTTFGLEIGHPMIAPLAMLSGLVFGTLIGAVNGWLVGYHNIPAFIVTLGGLLVWRNVGWYLTDGQTIAPLDQTFLVFGGAEGTLGVTWSWIAGLLASAFTVFSLWNARRAKLRHDFPVKPVWAEVTIGVIAVGAIMGFIATLNAYDIPKGKLRRMFEAKGMELPDGFTQGYGLPISVLILIATAIVMTVVAKKTRLGRYIFATGGNPDAAELSGINTRLLTVKVFALMGFLCGLSAIIAQARLQSHANDIGTLDELRVIAAAVIGGTALSGGIGTIHGAILGALIMQSLQSGMAMVGVDAPFQNIVVGGVLVIAVWIDIIYRKRLGIKT, encoded by the coding sequence ATGGCGGATTCCGCACAGGATACCACTGCGACAAAAGGCTCAAAGGGTCTCTTTGCGCAGCTCGAATTGGACATGCGGTTGTTGGGTATGATTGGGGCATTTGTCATGCTCTGTCTGGCTTTCAACTTTGTCACGGAGGGGCGGTTTTTAACCCCTCGCAACGTATTTAACCTGACAATTCAAACCGTGTCGGTGGCTATTATGGCCACGGGCATGGTGTTTGTGATTGTCATGCGCCACATCGATCTGAGCGTGGGCGCGCTTTTGGCGCTCTGCTCGGCGATTATGGCAATGGTCCAAGCACGGTGGTTGCCCACGACCTTTGGCCTTGAAATCGGCCATCCGATGATTGCGCCTTTGGCGATGCTGTCGGGTCTGGTGTTTGGCACGCTCATTGGCGCGGTCAACGGCTGGCTTGTCGGCTATCACAACATTCCCGCCTTTATCGTGACACTGGGCGGCTTGCTCGTCTGGCGCAACGTGGGGTGGTATCTCACCGATGGGCAAACCATTGCCCCGCTTGATCAAACCTTTCTCGTCTTTGGCGGCGCAGAGGGCACATTGGGCGTCACATGGTCATGGATCGCGGGTCTGTTGGCCTCGGCGTTCACCGTGTTTTCGCTATGGAATGCGCGCCGTGCCAAGTTGCGCCATGACTTCCCCGTCAAACCCGTTTGGGCCGAAGTGACGATTGGTGTGATTGCCGTGGGGGCGATCATGGGCTTCATCGCGACCCTGAACGCCTACGATATTCCCAAAGGCAAATTGCGCCGGATGTTTGAAGCCAAGGGCATGGAATTGCCGGACGGGTTTACACAAGGGTACGGCCTGCCGATTTCGGTGCTGATCTTGATCGCCACGGCTATTGTGATGACGGTTGTGGCCAAGAAAACCCGCCTCGGGCGCTATATCTTTGCCACGGGCGGTAATCCGGACGCGGCGGAGCTTTCGGGCATCAACACGCGGCTTTTGACGGTCAAGGTTTTTGCGCTCATGGGGTTCTTGTGTGGTCTGTCGGCCATTATTGCCCAAGCGCGTTTGCAAAGCCACGCCAATGACATCGGCACGCTCGACGAGCTGCGGGTGATTGCGGCGGCGGTGATCGGCGGCACGGCCTTGTCCGGCGGGATCGGCACTATTCACGGGGCCATATTGGGTGCACTCATCATGCAGTCGCTTCAATCTGGCATGGCGATGGTCGGCGTTGACGCGCCGTTCCAAAACATTGTCGTCGGCGGCGTCCTTGTGATCGCTGTCTGGATCGACATCATTTACCGTAAACGTCTGGGGATCAAAACATGA
- a CDS encoding ATP-binding cassette domain-containing protein gives MSGNPNTGTPLVEMRDISIAFGGIKAVDNVSITLHAGEVVGLLGHNGAGKSTLIKCLSGAYHMDAGEIFIDGEKAEIRNTRDARKYNVETIYQTLALADNLDASSNLFLGRELVSPMGFVDEGAMEAETRSIMARLNPNFKKFSDPVSALSGGQRQSVAIARAVYFNARILIMDEPTAALGPHETQMVAELIQELKRQGLGIFLIEHDIHNVMKLCDRAMVMKNGQAVGTVNVDEVTDDDILGMIIMGKKPEAAY, from the coding sequence ATGAGTGGCAACCCAAACACTGGAACGCCCTTGGTGGAGATGCGCGATATCTCCATTGCATTTGGCGGCATCAAGGCGGTGGATAACGTTTCTATCACGCTGCACGCAGGCGAAGTTGTAGGCCTGTTGGGCCACAACGGCGCGGGCAAATCCACATTGATCAAGTGCCTGTCGGGTGCCTATCACATGGATGCGGGCGAGATTTTCATCGACGGTGAAAAAGCCGAAATCCGCAACACCCGTGACGCACGCAAATACAACGTCGAGACCATCTATCAAACGCTTGCTTTGGCGGACAATCTTGACGCGTCATCGAACCTGTTTTTGGGCCGCGAATTGGTATCGCCCATGGGGTTCGTCGACGAGGGCGCAATGGAGGCGGAAACGCGGTCGATCATGGCGCGTCTCAATCCGAACTTTAAAAAGTTCTCCGATCCTGTTTCGGCGCTTTCGGGCGGGCAACGCCAATCGGTGGCCATCGCGCGCGCGGTCTATTTCAACGCACGTATCTTGATCATGGACGAGCCCACAGCGGCCCTTGGTCCCCATGAGACACAGATGGTGGCGGAGCTGATCCAAGAGTTGAAACGTCAGGGTCTCGGGATTTTCCTCATCGAGCACGATATTCACAACGTGATGAAACTGTGTGACCGCGCGATGGTGATGAAAAACGGTCAGGCCGTTGGCACGGTCAACGTCGATGAGGTCACGGATGACGACATTTTGGGCATGATCATCATGGGTAAAAAACCGGAGGCGGCATACTGA